Part of the Streptomyces sp. HSG2 genome, GGGGCCTCGACATCGACGGCACCCGGCTGGAGTTGGCGGCGGGCGAGGTGTGGGCGGACGCCGTGTCGCGCACCGTCCAGGCGGGGCTGGCCGGCATCGAGTGCCTGGCCGGCATTCCCGGCTCCGCCGGCGCGACCCCGATCCAGAACGTGGGCGCCTACGGTCAGGAGGTCGCCTCCACGATCACCGAGGTGATCGCCTACGACCGGGTCGAGGGCGAGACCGTCGTCCTCGGCAACGCGGACTGTGCCTTCTCCTATCGCCACAGCCGCTTCAAGGACCGGCCCGGACGGTACGTGGTGCTCCGCGTCCGGTTCCGTCTGGAGGAGGCGGGCGGGCTCTCCGGCCCGATCCGCTACGCCGAGACGGCCCGCGCGCTCGGGGTCGAGACGGGAGAGCGCGTCTCCCTCGCCGCCGCCCGCGACGCGGTGCTGAAGCTGCGGGCGGGCAAGGGCATGGTGCTCGATCCGGAGGACCACGACACTTGGTCGGCGGGGTCCTTCTTCACCAACCCGATTCTCACCGACGAGCGGTTCGCCGCCGTGTGTGCTCGCGCGCGTGCCAGGCTCGGCGACGCCGCGGCGCCCCCGGCCTACCCGGCGGGGGAAGGGCGCACCAAGACGTCCGCCGCGTGGTTGATCGACAAGGCCGGGTTCTCCAAGGGCTACGGCCGCGGTCCCGCTCGGATCTCCGGCAAGCACACGCTCGCGCTCACCAACCGGGGTTCCGCGACCACGGAGGACCTGCTGTCGTTGGCCCGCGAGATCGTCGCCGGGGTGCGGGACGCCTTCGGCGTCACGCTGGTCAACGAGCCGGTCACGGTCGGCGTCACTCTCTGAGGGGAAACGGGATCGGGCGCCCGCCGCCGCGCCGTCCGCGGTGGACCGCGCCCCGGCCGACCGGGCGTGGGTGGGCCCGCCGCCCCGGTGTCGCCGCCGCGTAGGTCGCTCGTCAGCCGGTCGGCTCCGTGAGCCAGGCGTCGATGCCCGCCAACAGGGTTGCCTTGCGGTCCTCGGGCGCCGTGGAGCCTCGCACGGACTGCCGCGCCAGCTCGGCCAGTTCGGCGTCGGTGAAGCCGTGGTGATCCCGGGCCAGTTCGTACTGGGCCGCCAGTCGGGACCCGAAGAGCAGTGGGTCGTCGGCGCCGAGCGCCATCGGCACCCCCGCGTCGAACAGCTTCCGCAGCGGCACGTGCTCGGGCTTCTCGTAGACGCCGAGGGCCACGTTGGAGGAGGGACAGACCTCGCAGGTGATCTGGCGGTCCGCGAGTCGCTTCAGGAGCCGGGGGTCCTCGGCCGCGCGGACCCCGTGGCCGATCCGGTCGGCCGACAGGTCGTCGAGGCAGTCGCGCACCGATGCCGGACCCGTCAGCTCGCCTCCGTGCGGTGCGGACAACAGGCCTCCGTGCCGGGCGATGGCGAACGCCCGGTCGAAATCCCGCGCCATGCCCCGCCGCTCGTCGTTCGACAGGCCGAAGCCGACCACCCCGCGGTCCGCGTAGCGGACGGCGAGCCTGGCGAGGGTGCGGGCGTCCAAGGGGTGTTTCACCCTGTTGGCGGCGACCAGTACCCGCATGCCGAGACCGGTGTCCCGGACGGTGGTGTCCACCGCGTCCAGGATGATCTCCAGCGCGGGGATCAGCCCACCGAGCCGGGGCGCGTACGAGGTCGGGTCGACCTGGATCTCCAGCCAGCCGGAGCCGTCTCTCAGGTCCTCCTCGGCCGCTTCCCGCACCAGTCGCTGGATGTCCTCCGGACGTCGCAGGCAGGAGCGGGCCGCGTCGTAGAGCCGCTGGAAGCGGAACCAGCCGCGCTCGTCGGTCGCCCGGAGCCTGGGCGGCTCGCCACCGGAGAGGGCCTCGGTCAGGGCGTCGGGGAGGCGGACCCCGTACCGGTCGGCGAGTTCCAGCACGGTGGCGGCTCGCATGGACCCGGTGAAGTGCAGATGCAGATGGGCCTTCGGCAGAACAGAGACATCACGTACACGCTCCATTCCGCGATCCTGCCGCACCGCCCGCCCGGC contains:
- a CDS encoding UDP-N-acetylmuramate dehydrogenase, yielding MQELHHAPLAPLTTLRLGGPATRLVTAASDAEAVDAVREADAAGTPLLIIGGGSNLVVADRGFEGTALHIATRGLDIDGTRLELAAGEVWADAVSRTVQAGLAGIECLAGIPGSAGATPIQNVGAYGQEVASTITEVIAYDRVEGETVVLGNADCAFSYRHSRFKDRPGRYVVLRVRFRLEEAGGLSGPIRYAETARALGVETGERVSLAAARDAVLKLRAGKGMVLDPEDHDTWSAGSFFTNPILTDERFAAVCARARARLGDAAAPPAYPAGEGRTKTSAAWLIDKAGFSKGYGRGPARISGKHTLALTNRGSATTEDLLSLAREIVAGVRDAFGVTLVNEPVTVGVTL
- a CDS encoding adenosine deaminase yields the protein MERVRDVSVLPKAHLHLHFTGSMRAATVLELADRYGVRLPDALTEALSGGEPPRLRATDERGWFRFQRLYDAARSCLRRPEDIQRLVREAAEEDLRDGSGWLEIQVDPTSYAPRLGGLIPALEIILDAVDTTVRDTGLGMRVLVAANRVKHPLDARTLARLAVRYADRGVVGFGLSNDERRGMARDFDRAFAIARHGGLLSAPHGGELTGPASVRDCLDDLSADRIGHGVRAAEDPRLLKRLADRQITCEVCPSSNVALGVYEKPEHVPLRKLFDAGVPMALGADDPLLFGSRLAAQYELARDHHGFTDAELAELARQSVRGSTAPEDRKATLLAGIDAWLTEPTG